The region ATGCCCAAAATATGCTCTTCGAAGAATTTAAACAGATGTTTACGGTCATCTTCGTACTGTAGATTACAAGAATAATAAATTGCCATCAATGTTAAAAGAGATGAAGTAAAAAGACAGTGATCCTTTGAAACTTGAGTGCATTCCAATAGGACATCTTCATCAATGATGAGAAAAATTTGTTCCTCAGATCCTGCGCTCTTGTCAGCACCAGTATAAACTAGGTATGATGACTTTGAAGGGACATTTTTCAGAAATGATTCCAATTTCTGACCTTCCtaaaaaagcataaaaatcaatttaaaaaaataataatttcactgTTCTTAAAGTAAGGGCCTAATTTTTGGGGGTGACTGATgtagaataggaatacatgaaatattTGTTATAACCAGTTCTTTTGCAGCTTAGTCCCTTTTCCGAATGAGGGAAATAACATcctttttttaatggaaacagCATCACTATTATGTTAATGACTTACACTCAATGTCAGAAGTAATGGTCCCATAGGTGAAAATGGTTCATGGATTTTCTTTAATGCATCCAATGCAGTGGAGTCATCTGCAATGAACAAGGTGCCGCTATTGGAATTGATGCCAGAACTACCTTGAAGGTTAAATAATAACTAGTTTCCATAATTTTCATGGCTTCCTTGAGAATGTTTGGCAAGTGAAATGATGACATCCCAGGTTTTCAGGTATAGACACGAGGATTTATCTTCACTCTTTTAGTTGGATACTTAGTGTTCACAAATCTATGTATTGGCATCGCACTGCTTTAGTTAAAACAAGATCAACGAAGAAGGTGGAGTcaattccattattattattcccctTTTGATAAGTAAT is a window of Montipora capricornis isolate CH-2021 chromosome 13, ASM3666992v2, whole genome shotgun sequence DNA encoding:
- the LOC138028690 gene encoding uncharacterized protein, which gives rise to MVSKLMNVRVSYQVFIARWKRMATCFVDRTENRPDDSTALDALKKIHEPFSPMGPLLLTLSEGQKLESFLKNVPSKSSYLVYTGADKSAGSEEQIFLIIDEDVLLECTQVSKDHCLFTSSLLTLMAIYYSCNLQYEDDRKHLFKFFEEHILGIIPKRKPYILKQLENKLLSKMNKALPGSMNAVN